A DNA window from Nitrospira sp. contains the following coding sequences:
- a CDS encoding Sigma-54 factor interaction domain-containing protein (MaGe:77310703) gives MMAALFQRLGAALLERVGTGHTFRLIGTPPSWWVATFTAPLESLIDVGSLSPFLQHFLEESESTWRDNSDQVLRSGPWSHRDRASVLHQFEATALTVARRPLLLIECIDEQCAQLQTLLQQARDQRLQHIDQVKTHERTQASLTGSLAITMQERDDVLALLQQLDLAAIVTDRQGLVTFISPRCLAWIERAATAVIGQPWEQGLPLEPADRTHLRRTWNARQPQRGRQTLRLASATPRWVDYEIHADPQSPERRIILLQDRTEVQQLRQQLDHHSQFHDLVGRSPAMLQIYQLVRDVARVNSTVLIEGETGTGKELIARAIHYSSSRKDRPFIAANCAGLTDSLLGSQLFGHKRGAFTGAIEDHHGLFESADGGTLFLDEIGDIPSAVQTSLLRVLQEKEITRLGETRPRKVNVRILAATHHNLNEDVIRGTFRADLLYRIRVARIHLPPLRDRRDDIPLLAQTMLAQVCAATGKTITDLHPDSLQLLIAYLWPGNVRELKSAVEFAVISARTTCLMPADFPEELRHSQYSHLPPSFQESHSTEPKAHLLRALQQAQGNRTEAAKILGVSRATLYRRLLAHGIDVAE, from the coding sequence ATGATGGCGGCCCTCTTTCAACGACTTGGCGCCGCTCTGCTCGAACGGGTCGGGACGGGACATACATTTCGCCTGATTGGAACGCCGCCATCCTGGTGGGTCGCCACCTTCACAGCGCCGCTGGAATCGCTCATTGACGTCGGAAGCCTCTCTCCTTTTCTGCAACACTTCCTGGAAGAAAGCGAATCGACGTGGAGGGACAACTCCGACCAAGTACTTCGATCGGGTCCCTGGAGTCATCGCGACCGTGCATCCGTCCTGCACCAATTCGAAGCCACCGCACTAACCGTGGCGCGCCGTCCACTGCTCCTTATCGAATGCATCGATGAACAGTGCGCCCAATTGCAGACCCTCTTACAGCAAGCCCGTGATCAGCGTTTGCAGCATATCGACCAAGTCAAAACCCACGAACGAACCCAGGCATCTCTGACAGGATCTCTGGCCATCACCATGCAAGAACGCGACGATGTCCTGGCGCTTCTCCAACAGCTGGATCTAGCCGCCATCGTCACCGATCGACAAGGCCTGGTCACCTTCATCAGCCCGCGCTGCCTTGCCTGGATCGAACGCGCGGCCACAGCGGTCATCGGCCAGCCATGGGAACAGGGTCTCCCCCTGGAGCCCGCAGACCGCACGCATCTTCGCCGAACATGGAACGCGCGCCAGCCGCAACGAGGACGGCAGACCTTGCGCTTGGCAAGCGCCACCCCACGATGGGTCGACTACGAAATCCATGCGGACCCACAATCCCCTGAACGGCGCATCATCCTGCTGCAGGATCGCACGGAGGTGCAGCAGTTACGGCAGCAGCTCGATCACCACTCACAATTTCACGACCTGGTTGGACGCAGCCCGGCCATGTTGCAGATCTATCAACTTGTCCGCGATGTGGCGCGGGTCAACTCCACGGTCCTCATTGAGGGCGAGACAGGAACCGGAAAAGAACTTATCGCCAGAGCCATCCATTATTCCAGTTCACGGAAAGACCGGCCCTTTATCGCCGCGAACTGCGCAGGCTTGACGGATTCACTGCTGGGCAGCCAGCTGTTCGGCCATAAGCGAGGCGCCTTCACCGGCGCCATCGAGGATCATCATGGACTCTTCGAATCGGCTGACGGCGGCACCCTGTTTTTGGATGAAATCGGAGACATCCCATCCGCCGTCCAAACCAGCTTGCTCCGAGTCCTCCAAGAAAAAGAAATCACGCGCCTGGGAGAAACTCGCCCACGGAAGGTGAATGTGCGCATCCTTGCCGCTACTCATCACAATCTCAATGAAGACGTTATTCGCGGCACTTTTCGCGCCGATTTGCTCTATCGCATTCGCGTGGCGCGCATCCACTTGCCGCCGCTGCGGGATCGGCGAGACGACATTCCCTTGCTCGCCCAGACCATGCTCGCTCAAGTCTGTGCCGCCACGGGAAAAACGATCACGGATCTGCATCCTGACAGTCTCCAGCTGCTCATCGCCTACCTTTGGCCCGGCAATGTCCGAGAGCTAAAAAGCGCCGTCGAATTTGCCGTGATCAGCGCCCGCACGACCTGCCTGATGCCGGCCGACTTTCCCGAGGAACTGCGCCACTCCCAATATAGCCATCTGCCTCCATCTTTCCAGGAATCGCACAGCACTGAACCGAAAGCGCACCTGCTTCGAGCGCTCCAGCAAGCACAAGGAAACCGGACGGAAGCCGCGAAGATTCTCGGGGTCAGTCGCGCCACACTCTATCGCCGGCTCCTCGCACATGGCATCGACGTCGCCGAATAG
- a CDS encoding Response regulator transcription factor (MaGe:77310704), whose amino-acid sequence MLRPRSTTSPPIRVVPVDDSVFAREGIRAILTSDRGIQVVGEADSRARAIEEVHRTKPDVVIMDMRLPDGTGYDSCRDILSAFPRTRILFFSAYSDYNALYEAVMAGGHGYLTKDTEAKDLLRAIKTIAAGQSLFEPNEANHNLSRKEDHTTNAPAALPPILSRIDLTLLSLLAKGATNKAIAVVLKKEPHTIVTLQAALYKKLRVTRRAQAVHHFITQLSQHYPPLDITPISARGKG is encoded by the coding sequence TTGCTTAGGCCACGATCCACCACATCGCCACCGATTCGAGTCGTTCCTGTCGATGATTCGGTATTCGCGCGAGAAGGAATCAGGGCCATCCTCACGTCGGATCGCGGCATTCAGGTGGTTGGCGAAGCCGACAGCAGGGCGCGCGCCATTGAAGAAGTCCATCGCACCAAACCCGATGTCGTGATTATGGATATGCGCTTACCCGATGGCACCGGGTACGACTCCTGTCGAGACATCTTGTCGGCTTTTCCGCGTACGCGAATTCTGTTCTTCTCGGCCTACAGCGACTACAATGCTCTCTATGAGGCCGTCATGGCAGGGGGGCATGGGTATCTGACCAAAGATACCGAGGCCAAAGACCTCCTCCGCGCAATCAAGACGATTGCCGCAGGGCAATCACTTTTTGAGCCGAACGAGGCGAACCACAATCTTTCCCGGAAAGAGGACCACACCACGAATGCCCCGGCGGCTCTCCCGCCGATCCTCTCGCGAATCGATCTAACACTCCTCTCGTTACTGGCTAAGGGAGCCACCAACAAGGCCATCGCCGTCGTTCTCAAGAAAGAGCCGCACACCATCGTCACACTGCAGGCGGCCCTCTATAAAAAACTGCGCGTCACGCGGCGGGCCCAAGCGGTTCACCATTTCATCACGCAACTCAGCCAGCATTACCCCCCTCTCGACATCACCCCCATCTCCGCACGTGGGAAAGGATAG
- a CDS encoding hypothetical protein (Evidence 4 : Unknown function but conserved in other organisms; MaGe:77310705): MLPKGLLVVDPHNQTFLLVPEKDLETTGYTLSVLQLQQDQWVRLQPASSRKLRESMLGALLEFFGNLCRTLNDSDDRAHQIKRLAPKSAPPAINQHPRIPAAQGRRLGRQPGKTVSKQSRPLGAT; encoded by the coding sequence ATGCTTCCCAAGGGCCTCCTCGTTGTCGATCCACACAATCAGACTTTTCTACTGGTCCCAGAAAAAGATCTAGAGACCACTGGCTACACCCTCTCCGTGCTCCAGCTCCAGCAAGATCAGTGGGTCCGCCTGCAACCCGCCTCTTCACGAAAACTTCGCGAAAGCATGTTGGGAGCCTTGCTCGAATTTTTCGGCAATCTCTGCCGGACTCTGAATGACAGTGACGATCGTGCGCACCAGATCAAACGTCTCGCCCCGAAGAGCGCGCCACCTGCAATCAACCAACACCCTCGCATCCCCGCCGCTCAGGGAAGGCGGCTCGGCCGGCAACCCGGCAAGACCGTTTCAAAACAATCGCGCCCCCTTGGGGCAACATGA
- a CDS encoding conserved exported protein of unknown function (Evidence 4 : Unknown function but conserved in other organisms; MaGe:77310706), whose protein sequence is MKNLFAMLTLCTAILYGGMAAFAADAPALPLDVVTLKNGSMIYGEVLEMADGILVMKTPSSPDNVIKVKWSDVAKLDVNHPIPFHLKEGSTIVGTATAGPDGNLNIQSEPLKGSLTVPLDTIGSVNPLVQPPVIYTGSITGAYSQTTGNSHLKNASLLGDFVARSEQLRLSINGRYVYGDNANTLSARNARGTIKLDFFVTKRFYWFASAYFENDRFQDLKMRTALASGPGYQFIDRGDFSGIFKDMTFYTETGVAFFNEDFRVANDQSSLRARVSMKWNWPLFDDRITFYHFNEFYPSMENASNYFLTMDNGVRFKIWEGFVSGFQVTTRYNSRPAPGTGDTDNLYLFTLGYSFDTTRKR, encoded by the coding sequence ATGAAGAACCTGTTTGCCATGCTGACGCTCTGTACCGCCATACTCTATGGCGGCATGGCGGCTTTTGCAGCCGATGCGCCCGCGCTTCCGCTCGACGTTGTGACCCTCAAGAACGGCAGCATGATCTACGGAGAAGTCCTCGAGATGGCAGACGGCATCCTCGTCATGAAGACGCCATCCAGCCCAGACAATGTCATTAAGGTGAAGTGGAGCGACGTCGCCAAACTCGACGTCAATCATCCGATCCCGTTTCACCTCAAAGAAGGCAGCACCATTGTCGGAACCGCGACAGCCGGACCCGACGGCAACCTGAACATTCAATCTGAACCGCTGAAAGGCTCACTCACCGTTCCGCTGGATACCATCGGATCCGTGAACCCCCTGGTGCAACCTCCCGTGATTTACACGGGCAGCATCACCGGCGCCTACTCCCAGACTACCGGAAACAGCCATCTCAAAAACGCCAGCTTACTGGGAGACTTCGTCGCCCGCAGCGAGCAGCTCCGGCTCTCGATCAATGGCCGGTACGTCTACGGAGACAATGCCAACACCCTCAGCGCCCGGAATGCTCGTGGGACGATCAAGCTGGACTTCTTCGTCACGAAACGCTTTTACTGGTTTGCCTCCGCCTACTTCGAAAACGATCGTTTCCAAGATCTCAAGATGCGGACAGCCCTCGCGTCCGGCCCCGGCTATCAATTCATCGATCGAGGAGACTTCAGCGGCATTTTCAAAGACATGACGTTCTATACGGAAACCGGTGTGGCCTTTTTCAATGAAGACTTCCGCGTCGCGAACGACCAGTCGAGTCTGCGTGCCCGCGTTTCGATGAAATGGAACTGGCCGCTCTTCGACGATCGCATCACGTTCTACCATTTCAACGAATTTTACCCCTCGATGGAAAACGCCTCGAACTACTTCCTCACCATGGACAACGGGGTCCGATTCAAAATCTGGGAAGGATTCGTCAGCGGGTTTCAAGTGACGACACGGTACAATAGCCGGCCGGCGCCGGGCACCGGCGACACCGACAACCTGTATCTCTTCACCCTCGGATACAGTTTCGATACAACCAGAAAACGATAG
- a CDS encoding Flagellar motor rotation protein MotB (MaGe:77310708) has product MTRYKSPLLVLSLLAITGCSSWEPMCPDNGFKYRICPQGTVRNASTDYAARLAAAEQERQRLADELAAAKKENGALSDRVKALESQLADRDRELAALRSSAGDSSRLASQLSSAQGDLNQSNARTAELERQLAAAQSAASGDKDKLAALQAGASDKDLLASDLAAAKQRNTDLATQLAGLQAGAGDKDQLASDLAAAKQRNADLAAQLATMGGAAGDKEKIASELAASKQRVAELEKMLADRDKELAGLRGDLSAEMAKLKEAQRGLLRALRPQIDKQAIAVDLNNERLLINLASGYLFGSGEDELKPAGADALKQVGAILKDYPEYKVAVDGHTDNRPIRSALKKKFPTNQELSEARAANAAKALTEGGLGAATTHGYADTRPAAPNTTDAGRAKNRRVEIRVTK; this is encoded by the coding sequence ATGACACGATACAAATCCCCCCTTCTGGTCCTAAGCCTCCTGGCCATCACCGGATGTTCATCTTGGGAACCGATGTGCCCGGACAACGGATTCAAATACCGCATCTGCCCTCAAGGCACCGTCCGGAATGCATCGACAGACTATGCCGCCCGCCTCGCCGCCGCCGAACAAGAACGGCAGCGTCTTGCTGACGAACTCGCCGCGGCAAAGAAAGAAAACGGCGCCCTCAGCGACCGTGTGAAGGCGCTTGAAAGCCAGCTCGCCGACCGCGACCGGGAGTTGGCTGCCCTTCGCTCAAGCGCTGGAGACTCCTCAAGGCTCGCCAGCCAGCTCTCCTCCGCACAAGGCGACCTCAATCAATCGAATGCCCGCACGGCCGAGCTTGAACGTCAGCTCGCCGCCGCCCAGTCGGCCGCAAGTGGCGATAAGGACAAACTGGCTGCACTACAAGCCGGAGCCAGCGATAAAGACCTGCTGGCCTCGGACCTGGCCGCAGCCAAACAACGCAACACAGACCTCGCCACGCAACTCGCCGGCCTTCAAGCCGGAGCCGGCGATAAAGACCAGCTGGCCTCGGACCTGGCCGCAGCCAAACAACGCAACGCAGACCTCGCCGCGCAGCTCGCCACCATGGGCGGGGCCGCAGGCGACAAAGAAAAAATCGCCTCTGAACTGGCCGCCAGCAAACAACGCGTCGCAGAACTCGAAAAAATGTTGGCGGATCGCGACAAAGAACTCGCAGGCCTCCGCGGCGACCTGTCCGCTGAAATGGCCAAATTGAAAGAAGCGCAGCGCGGCTTGCTCCGTGCGCTGAGGCCGCAGATCGACAAGCAGGCCATTGCCGTCGATCTGAATAACGAGCGCTTGCTCATCAACCTGGCATCAGGCTATCTGTTCGGCTCGGGAGAAGATGAGCTGAAACCGGCCGGCGCCGATGCGCTGAAGCAGGTCGGAGCGATCTTGAAGGATTATCCTGAGTACAAAGTTGCCGTCGATGGCCATACCGACAACCGGCCAATCCGCAGCGCATTGAAAAAGAAATTCCCGACCAACCAAGAACTCTCTGAAGCGCGCGCGGCCAACGCGGCCAAAGCCCTGACGGAAGGCGGCCTGGGCGCGGCCACGACACACGGCTACGCCGACACCAGGCCAGCAGCTCCAAACACGACCGACGCAGGCCGGGCGAAAAATCGCCGGGTCGAAATCCGCGTTACCAAGTAA
- a CDS encoding Putative Leu/Ile/Val-binding protein, periplasmic-binding component of ABC transport system (Evidence 3 : Putative function from multiple computational evidences; MaGe:77310709), whose translation MTACSRRRFLQLTAATGGALAFGDLIDRALDFSGRAYAATGEPIKVGMLDPLSSPYKTSSIHDVHGANVAVDLFNKRGGVLGRPVMILEADDASNPEQAVKVATKFIKEDRVDVLMGTFNGDCALTVSELAQKENKLFMVTGSYLPELTGAACSSHTFVFMPNARMLAQAVVPHLVKNYGTRWYMITTSTLDGKAAAQAMAEAAEAHKVELVGEALMPFGSTDFVSALSAAKDKEPTAIILNLYGWDLVHALKGYGKLELAKEKIGVGGMISGEQIGRPLGYASNAGIWGLIWDPKINTESSRRFIQGVIDKYSHTPTSRCYLGYAAMTQILEAIQRAGTTETSALIKALEGHEFDGLKEGRSRFRASDHQHVQDVLVGEAFGKELGLGHYKLLATVPGLANIGAAEQPLCKL comes from the coding sequence ATGACGGCCTGTTCACGCAGACGATTTCTTCAGTTGACCGCCGCAACCGGTGGCGCCTTGGCGTTTGGCGATCTGATCGACCGGGCGCTGGACTTCAGCGGCCGTGCGTATGCTGCAACAGGAGAGCCAATCAAAGTTGGGATGCTCGATCCGCTGTCGAGTCCCTATAAGACGTCCTCCATCCATGATGTGCATGGGGCGAATGTTGCGGTGGACCTGTTCAATAAACGCGGCGGTGTGCTGGGGCGTCCCGTGATGATTTTGGAAGCCGACGATGCCTCGAATCCGGAACAGGCGGTGAAGGTTGCAACGAAGTTTATCAAGGAGGATCGCGTCGATGTGCTGATGGGAACGTTTAACGGGGATTGTGCCTTGACCGTCAGCGAATTGGCTCAAAAGGAAAATAAATTATTCATGGTGACCGGCTCGTATCTTCCGGAGCTAACCGGCGCGGCGTGCAGTTCCCACACATTCGTGTTTATGCCCAATGCGCGGATGCTGGCGCAGGCCGTGGTGCCGCATCTGGTGAAGAACTATGGAACCCGTTGGTACATGATCACGACGAGTACACTTGACGGTAAAGCCGCCGCGCAGGCCATGGCCGAGGCGGCCGAGGCGCATAAGGTGGAGTTGGTCGGCGAGGCCTTGATGCCGTTCGGGTCCACGGACTTTGTCTCGGCGCTCAGCGCGGCGAAGGACAAGGAGCCGACGGCGATCATTCTCAATCTCTATGGATGGGATCTTGTGCATGCCTTGAAGGGATATGGCAAGCTGGAATTGGCAAAAGAGAAAATCGGTGTCGGCGGGATGATCAGCGGCGAGCAGATTGGGCGCCCGCTGGGATACGCCAGTAACGCAGGAATCTGGGGTCTTATCTGGGACCCCAAGATCAACACTGAGAGTTCGCGGCGATTCATCCAAGGCGTGATCGATAAGTACAGTCATACGCCAACGTCGCGCTGTTATTTGGGGTATGCCGCGATGACGCAGATCCTCGAGGCGATCCAGCGAGCCGGTACGACCGAAACGTCGGCTCTAATCAAGGCCTTGGAAGGGCATGAATTCGACGGATTGAAGGAAGGGCGGTCTCGTTTTCGAGCGTCGGATCACCAGCATGTGCAGGATGTGCTGGTGGGAGAAGCCTTTGGAAAAGAACTCGGGCTGGGTCACTACAAGCTTCTTGCGACGGTGCCGGGTCTCGCCAATATTGGAGCGGCGGAGCAACCGCTCTGCAAATTGTAA
- a CDS encoding hypothetical protein (Evidence 4 : Unknown function but conserved in other organisms; MaGe:77310710) — MHHFSFFISFIVSLGMVLWSAPAGAYREYFTAEQKAQLDKIQVVLIEVLALTDKGAADVGPLVSVVSRRLGEVGYTVVQDASKAHDAVFRVKCEQRKTWEGTASSGGDNDLPDAPSRLWKGPACQLTYALGGMKIKWQKEVRTDFEDAVSSAQAAEPGEFAMARLKDQLEKYEFPLILAAEWGHAERLLKVLDSTEASLPRKIKIISLLGEMQADEALPKLKQVLQDRNLAKQALVAMGNLGREGIPLLVDIMNTAPQIDVQAAAAKGLGQLGGLHGDASVVLPLLAKLQDPKTDWVVLTEVAWALGKIPDKRSIEPLYAADRKLQALRDPDNQVLKKLKEAVFWAIKQCDTWDQYS; from the coding sequence ATGCATCATTTCTCTTTCTTTATCTCCTTCATCGTCAGTTTAGGCATGGTGCTTTGGAGCGCTCCGGCTGGAGCTTATCGGGAGTATTTCACGGCTGAACAGAAAGCGCAGCTCGATAAGATTCAAGTGGTGCTTATCGAGGTATTGGCGTTGACCGACAAAGGTGCGGCCGATGTCGGTCCATTGGTGTCGGTGGTGTCGCGCCGTCTTGGGGAGGTTGGCTACACGGTGGTGCAGGATGCCTCGAAGGCCCATGATGCGGTCTTTCGAGTGAAGTGCGAGCAGCGCAAGACCTGGGAGGGCACGGCCTCATCGGGGGGAGACAACGATCTGCCCGATGCGCCCTCTCGCCTCTGGAAGGGGCCGGCCTGCCAGCTGACCTATGCATTGGGCGGGATGAAGATCAAATGGCAGAAGGAAGTCCGCACGGATTTCGAGGATGCCGTTTCTTCGGCCCAGGCGGCTGAGCCCGGCGAGTTTGCCATGGCTCGTCTGAAGGACCAACTTGAAAAGTATGAGTTTCCATTAATTCTCGCCGCTGAGTGGGGACATGCCGAACGATTGTTAAAGGTGTTGGATTCCACTGAGGCGAGTCTCCCTCGGAAGATTAAAATCATTTCGTTGCTGGGTGAGATGCAGGCGGACGAAGCGCTGCCGAAGCTTAAACAGGTGCTCCAGGATCGTAATCTGGCCAAGCAAGCGCTGGTCGCGATGGGGAATCTTGGCAGAGAAGGCATTCCGTTGCTGGTGGATATCATGAACACCGCTCCGCAGATCGATGTTCAGGCCGCAGCCGCGAAGGGATTGGGGCAGCTGGGCGGTCTGCATGGCGACGCGTCGGTTGTTCTCCCTTTGCTGGCCAAACTGCAAGATCCGAAAACCGATTGGGTTGTATTGACGGAAGTCGCCTGGGCTTTGGGAAAGATTCCCGATAAGCGGTCGATAGAACCCCTCTATGCAGCGGATAGGAAGCTGCAGGCTTTGCGCGATCCGGACAATCAGGTGTTAAAGAAGTTAAAAGAGGCTGTTTTCTGGGCCATCAAGCAATGCGATACGTGGGATCAGTATAGCTGA
- a CDS encoding Trigger factor (MaGe:77310711), which translates to MKMEMTELGPMKRALKIEVPAQEVTQRFSQAYTQLNRQVRIPGFRPGKAPLGLLEKRYAKDVEEDVIRNIVPDFYGRAIREAGISPVLVEIPPLERVKIKKDEPFTFTATVEIKPTIELRDYKAPNPISLKPDKRTVTDEQLDRALDVLREQQARLEAAPPGTALGEGDFAVVDLEGFLDGAPLEGTKKEGQLHKVGSKAALLGIEIDSYLTGKKEGDIVDIPQIYPGSHPDTRVAGKTVKFSLAIKGVKQKTLPALDDEFAKDCGPFSSLQEIKDKLRGEMEKALKRDIDESYKDTILKRLAETHHFDLPETLVTRELDAIVRQRLQEQQRGKATDPSPAATAEELKTIREENRDEANRRVKVGLILEAIATKESISVSQEDMNNEVTRLATELRVPVAELVKMIQAGGQDSIEELRSRILADKALDFVYRNSVIQG; encoded by the coding sequence ATGAAGATGGAAATGACTGAGCTGGGGCCTATGAAACGGGCATTGAAAATCGAAGTCCCTGCTCAGGAAGTCACGCAACGTTTCTCGCAAGCCTATACCCAATTGAATCGCCAAGTACGCATTCCAGGCTTCCGCCCCGGGAAGGCTCCGCTGGGCCTCCTTGAAAAGCGCTACGCCAAAGACGTTGAAGAAGATGTCATTCGCAACATCGTGCCGGATTTCTACGGCCGCGCCATCCGCGAAGCCGGGATCAGTCCGGTGCTGGTGGAAATCCCGCCGTTGGAACGGGTCAAGATCAAAAAAGATGAACCGTTCACGTTCACGGCCACTGTCGAAATCAAACCGACCATTGAGCTGCGCGACTATAAAGCGCCCAATCCGATTTCGCTCAAGCCGGACAAACGCACCGTCACCGACGAACAGCTGGATCGGGCGCTGGATGTCCTGCGGGAACAACAGGCGAGACTCGAAGCCGCTCCGCCAGGCACGGCGCTCGGCGAGGGAGATTTTGCGGTCGTTGACCTCGAAGGCTTTCTCGATGGCGCCCCGCTTGAAGGGACCAAGAAAGAAGGCCAGCTTCACAAAGTCGGGTCCAAAGCCGCGCTCCTCGGCATCGAGATCGACAGTTATTTAACCGGCAAGAAAGAGGGAGACATCGTCGACATCCCTCAGATCTACCCCGGCAGTCACCCCGATACCCGGGTCGCCGGGAAAACCGTGAAATTCAGTCTAGCCATTAAAGGCGTGAAACAGAAAACGCTGCCAGCGCTCGACGACGAGTTCGCCAAGGACTGCGGACCTTTTTCGTCGCTTCAAGAGATTAAGGACAAGCTGCGCGGGGAGATGGAAAAAGCCCTCAAGCGCGACATCGATGAATCCTACAAAGACACCATTCTCAAACGGCTGGCCGAAACACACCACTTTGACCTGCCGGAAACTCTTGTCACGCGTGAACTAGACGCCATCGTCCGGCAGAGGCTCCAAGAGCAGCAACGCGGCAAAGCCACCGATCCATCGCCCGCCGCCACGGCCGAAGAGCTCAAGACCATCCGTGAAGAGAACCGCGACGAAGCCAACCGGCGCGTCAAAGTCGGCCTGATCCTCGAAGCCATTGCCACGAAGGAATCCATCTCCGTCAGCCAAGAAGATATGAATAACGAAGTCACCAGGCTGGCGACCGAACTCCGCGTTCCAGTCGCTGAGCTCGTGAAGATGATTCAGGCTGGCGGCCAAGACTCCATCGAAGAATTGCGCTCGCGCATCCTGGCGGATAAAGCGTTAGACTTTGTCTACCGCAACTCTGTCATTCAAGGCTAG
- a CDS encoding hypothetical protein (Evidence 4 : Unknown function but conserved in other organisms; MaGe:77310714): MKIPVSLSLRHKGKILELDASREIVNLFGTNGEAIGSLSWDFVIDQILAYRKPTLPKETRSEPRINLAFRVRYKTPDGDRYDSRAGGIGGGGLFIESTLPLLVGTKLAMEFSLPEQPAEWIRAKGVVAWVCPKADQYTFSPGMGVRFTDIQPEARDRILAIVKTLDGAERAA; encoded by the coding sequence GTGAAAATCCCTGTATCCCTCAGCCTTCGTCACAAGGGGAAAATCCTCGAACTGGACGCCTCACGGGAAATCGTGAATCTATTTGGAACCAATGGCGAGGCGATCGGGAGCCTCTCCTGGGATTTCGTCATCGATCAAATCCTCGCCTATCGCAAACCCACTCTTCCAAAAGAAACGCGATCTGAGCCCCGCATCAATCTCGCCTTTCGAGTGCGATACAAAACTCCTGACGGAGACCGCTACGACAGCCGGGCTGGCGGCATCGGCGGCGGAGGTCTCTTTATCGAAAGCACCCTACCCCTCCTGGTCGGCACCAAACTCGCCATGGAGTTCTCCCTCCCGGAACAGCCCGCTGAATGGATTCGGGCTAAAGGCGTTGTTGCCTGGGTCTGTCCCAAGGCCGATCAATACACCTTTAGCCCCGGCATGGGCGTTCGCTTTACGGATATTCAACCGGAAGCCAGAGATAGAATTTTGGCCATTGTAAAAACCCTCGACGGCGCCGAACGGGCTGCGTGA
- a CDS encoding hypothetical protein (Evidence 5 : Unknown function; MaGe:77310715) produces MGKARVIIAGQELIDDASPRNSPQESARWIVDQNHFLVGVDREVFALVLSCGDDGVFHLYKASVGQAQWKVGDRCVTQPVRRRRGFLQWPKFYLWLPVEYP; encoded by the coding sequence ATGGGCAAAGCGCGTGTCATCATCGCTGGCCAGGAGTTGATCGACGATGCGTCCCCAAGGAATTCCCCCCAGGAGAGTGCCCGATGGATCGTGGATCAGAATCATTTCTTGGTCGGCGTCGACCGCGAGGTGTTTGCCTTGGTGCTCAGCTGTGGCGACGATGGGGTATTTCATCTGTATAAAGCCTCAGTCGGTCAGGCGCAATGGAAGGTCGGCGATCGGTGCGTCACGCAGCCCGTTCGGCGCCGTCGAGGGTTTTTACAATGGCCAAAATTCTATCTCTGGCTTCCGGTTGAATATCCGTAA
- a CDS encoding PilZ domain-containing protein (MaGe:77310716) encodes MKYPIVATAEHQGKHLAVDADQEMILIHDPSGTLLGGIPWGRIVDQLLASDDDTRFAHCRTYPRAPLALKVRYSTPEGKQFDSLTGGIGGGGLFIESGTPLATGTEVSIEFALPDRPWEKLKAKGKVAWTRNRPERHLLFPGMGVQFTDIDEKAQAQLVELVEALNRNRISPSP; translated from the coding sequence ATGAAATACCCCATCGTCGCCACAGCTGAGCACCAAGGCAAACACCTCGCGGTCGACGCCGACCAAGAAATGATTCTGATCCACGATCCATCGGGCACTCTCCTGGGGGGAATTCCTTGGGGACGCATCGTCGATCAACTCCTGGCCAGCGATGATGACACGCGCTTTGCCCATTGCCGCACGTATCCTCGAGCCCCACTCGCACTAAAAGTCCGCTATTCCACTCCCGAAGGAAAACAGTTCGACAGCCTCACCGGTGGGATCGGTGGAGGTGGACTGTTCATCGAAAGCGGCACACCCTTGGCCACTGGAACAGAAGTGTCCATAGAATTCGCCTTGCCCGATCGGCCATGGGAAAAACTCAAAGCCAAGGGAAAAGTCGCCTGGACAAGAAATCGCCCGGAACGGCATCTGCTCTTTCCTGGAATGGGGGTGCAGTTTACGGATATCGATGAGAAGGCCCAAGCCCAGTTGGTGGAACTCGTCGAGGCGTTGAATCGGAACCGTATCTCCCCATCTCCTTAA